In Mercenaria mercenaria strain notata chromosome 13, MADL_Memer_1, whole genome shotgun sequence, a single window of DNA contains:
- the LOC128547879 gene encoding uncharacterized protein LOC128547879 isoform X1, whose amino-acid sequence MESASVMKWIILSILLDAFKLISTQKDTHLTITDRQCGKTYKMAWYKSAYLEYHGSDLLEHNPCSVEFENEESTDKFICISTQQISIDCETKVEFHHYFIKRYNQPERKILCHNATLDEWCGDAFPANVFVVIKKPKRHTSDIIKLRVYRKELPGDFWDSSVNIAVVTSLPAVIVLVTVVIISCCYYHRKSRVARAMRVQYQTTAGAVTVQTGQGYTTSSQPVSSYQPIPQEAGSQQLPAGYHIHTMQIAAPVNQGTSQAGSNQPLVAPSAPSMEPDEAPPPSYDSLWS is encoded by the exons ATGGAGAGTGCATCAGTCATGAAGTGGATAATACTTTCTATTTTACTTGATGCATTCAAACTGATCAGCACACAAAAAG acacaCATTTGACTATTACTGACAGGCAGTGCGGTAAAACATACAAAATGGCATGGTACAAATCTGCATACTTGGAGTATCATGGATCCGACTTGTTGGAACACAACCCATGTTCTGTGgaatttgaaaatgaagaatCAACAgataaatttatttgtatttctaCTCAACAAATTTCGATTGACTGTGAAACAAAAGTCGAATTTCATCACTACTTTATAAAACGCTACAACCAACCAGAG CGAAAGATACTGTGTCACAATGCAACATTAGATGAATGGTGTGGTGACGCGTTCCCCGCCAATGTATTCGTTgtaataaaaaaacccaaaaggcaTACATCAGACATTATCAAACTGCGTGTATACAGGAAGGAAT TACCTGGCGACTTTTGGGATTCAAGTGTGAACATCGCTGTCGTAACTAGTCTTCCAGCCGTGATTGTTCTTGTCACGGTTGTTATCATTTCTTGCTGCTACTATCATAGGAAATCACGGGTTGCAAGAGCCATGAGGGTACAATATCAGACAACAGCAGGTGCTGTCACAGTTCAGACAG GTCAAGGATACACGACTTCATCGCAACCGGTATCTAGTTACCAGCCAATACCACAGGAAGCTGGATCCCAGCAACTGCCAGCCGGTTATCATATACATACAATGCAGATAGCAGCTCCAGTAAATCAGGGTACCAGTCAAGCTGGCAGTAACCAACCTCTTGTGGCGCCGTCAG CACCGTCGATGGAGCCAGATGAAGCTCCCCCTCCGTCTTATGACAGCCTGTGGTCTTAG
- the LOC128547879 gene encoding uncharacterized protein LOC128547879 isoform X2, with protein sequence MAWYKSAYLEYHGSDLLEHNPCSVEFENEESTDKFICISTQQISIDCETKVEFHHYFIKRYNQPERKILCHNATLDEWCGDAFPANVFVVIKKPKRHTSDIIKLRVYRKELPGDFWDSSVNIAVVTSLPAVIVLVTVVIISCCYYHRKSRVARAMRVQYQTTAGAVTVQTGQGYTTSSQPVSSYQPIPQEAGSQQLPAGYHIHTMQIAAPVNQGTSQAGSNQPLVAPSAPSMEPDEAPPPSYDSLWS encoded by the exons ATGGCATGGTACAAATCTGCATACTTGGAGTATCATGGATCCGACTTGTTGGAACACAACCCATGTTCTGTGgaatttgaaaatgaagaatCAACAgataaatttatttgtatttctaCTCAACAAATTTCGATTGACTGTGAAACAAAAGTCGAATTTCATCACTACTTTATAAAACGCTACAACCAACCAGAG CGAAAGATACTGTGTCACAATGCAACATTAGATGAATGGTGTGGTGACGCGTTCCCCGCCAATGTATTCGTTgtaataaaaaaacccaaaaggcaTACATCAGACATTATCAAACTGCGTGTATACAGGAAGGAAT TACCTGGCGACTTTTGGGATTCAAGTGTGAACATCGCTGTCGTAACTAGTCTTCCAGCCGTGATTGTTCTTGTCACGGTTGTTATCATTTCTTGCTGCTACTATCATAGGAAATCACGGGTTGCAAGAGCCATGAGGGTACAATATCAGACAACAGCAGGTGCTGTCACAGTTCAGACAG GTCAAGGATACACGACTTCATCGCAACCGGTATCTAGTTACCAGCCAATACCACAGGAAGCTGGATCCCAGCAACTGCCAGCCGGTTATCATATACATACAATGCAGATAGCAGCTCCAGTAAATCAGGGTACCAGTCAAGCTGGCAGTAACCAACCTCTTGTGGCGCCGTCAG CACCGTCGATGGAGCCAGATGAAGCTCCCCCTCCGTCTTATGACAGCCTGTGGTCTTAG
- the LOC128547879 gene encoding uncharacterized protein LOC128547879 isoform X3, with protein sequence MESASVMKWIILSILLDAFKLISTQKDTHLTITDRQCGKTYKMAWYKSAYLEYHGSDLLEHNPCSVEFENEESTDKFICISTQQISIDCETKVEFHHYFIKRYNQPERKILCHNATLDEWCGDAFPANVFVVIKKPKRHTSDIIKLRVYRKECQGYTTSSQPVSSYQPIPQEAGSQQLPAGYHIHTMQIAAPVNQGTSQAGSNQPLVAPSAPSMEPDEAPPPSYDSLWS encoded by the exons ATGGAGAGTGCATCAGTCATGAAGTGGATAATACTTTCTATTTTACTTGATGCATTCAAACTGATCAGCACACAAAAAG acacaCATTTGACTATTACTGACAGGCAGTGCGGTAAAACATACAAAATGGCATGGTACAAATCTGCATACTTGGAGTATCATGGATCCGACTTGTTGGAACACAACCCATGTTCTGTGgaatttgaaaatgaagaatCAACAgataaatttatttgtatttctaCTCAACAAATTTCGATTGACTGTGAAACAAAAGTCGAATTTCATCACTACTTTATAAAACGCTACAACCAACCAGAG CGAAAGATACTGTGTCACAATGCAACATTAGATGAATGGTGTGGTGACGCGTTCCCCGCCAATGTATTCGTTgtaataaaaaaacccaaaaggcaTACATCAGACATTATCAAACTGCGTGTATACAGGAAGGAAT GTCAAGGATACACGACTTCATCGCAACCGGTATCTAGTTACCAGCCAATACCACAGGAAGCTGGATCCCAGCAACTGCCAGCCGGTTATCATATACATACAATGCAGATAGCAGCTCCAGTAAATCAGGGTACCAGTCAAGCTGGCAGTAACCAACCTCTTGTGGCGCCGTCAG CACCGTCGATGGAGCCAGATGAAGCTCCCCCTCCGTCTTATGACAGCCTGTGGTCTTAG